Proteins co-encoded in one Vigna radiata var. radiata cultivar VC1973A unplaced genomic scaffold, Vradiata_ver6 scaffold_134, whole genome shotgun sequence genomic window:
- the LOC106753569 gene encoding alkane hydroxylase MAH1-like, which produces MVAVAILWRFQMKVVDDHPITPRLSMVLTIEQGLKVKGSLAAVGPHSRTMYSSDPTNVHHITTKNFSNYGKGSNFSEIFDFFGGGIISSDNLIAWKQERSVLHSLVQRKTLKIFLRKAIQKKLENNLIPFLDDTSDVGAEVDLQFALRRFTFDIACSYFLGYDPHSLPNKNTKLSQPTYERALVVIEESXFHRHITPRCLWKLQEWLQIGQEKKFKEAREFFDKFLYECVAAKREEKNRCNSTKEVDDNDHDLLGVLMEEGAQKGRIMDDKYLRDTAFTFVSAGSGTISSSLSWFFWLVSTHPHVEAKILEEIKGNCINQDGTWIASGVEEFGNLVYLHGAICEALRLFPTVPYDHKCAIKSDXLPSGHHVSPNTMILYSLYAMGRMEQIWGHDCMEFKPERWISESGEIIQIPPHKFIAFNAGPRNCLGKDIAFTEMKMIAVAILWRFQMKVVDGHPITPRLSIVLSIEQGLKVKVTKRCT; this is translated from the exons ATGGTTGCAGTTGCTATACTGTGGAGGTTTCAGATGAAGGTGGTTGATGATCATCCTATAACACCAAGACTCTCTATGGTGCTTACCATCGAACAAGGCTTGAAGGTTAAG ggcTCACTGGCAGCTGTTGGTCCTCATTCCCGAACAATGTACAGTT CAGATCCCACGAACGTGCACCACATCACCACCAAGAACTTTAGCAACTATGGGAAAGGGTCCAATTTCAGTGAAATTTTTGACTTTTTTGGAGGAGGGATTATTAGTTCTGATAATCTCATTGCATGGAAACAAGAAAGGTCAGTACTTCATTCACTGGTTCAAAGGAAAACCCTTAAGATCTTCCTTCGAAAAGCCATTCAGAAGAAGCTAGAGAATAACCTAATTCCATTTCTTGATGATACATCCGATGTTGGAGCTGAGGTAGACTTACAATTTGCCCTTCGGAGGTTCACATTTGACATTGCCTGCTCTTATTTTCTTGGTTATGATCCTCACTCTCTTCCAAACAAGAATACTAAGCTTTCGCAACCTACTTATGAGAGAGCTTTAGTTGTGATCGAGGAGTCANTATTTCACAGGCACATCACACCGAGATGTCTGTGGAAGTTGCAGGAGTGGCTCCAGATTGGTCAAGAGAAGAAGTTCAAGGAGGCCCGagaattttttgataaattcttgTATGAATGCGTTGCAGCCAAGCGTGAAGAGAAAAATAGATGCAATAGCACTAAAGAAGTCGATGACAATGATCATGACTTGCTGGGAGTGCTAATGGAAGAAGGAGCTCAAAAGGGGAGAATAATGGATGACAAGTATCTTAGAGACACTGCATTTACCTTTGTCTCTGCTGGAAGTGGCACAATCAGTTCAAGTCTCAGTTGGTTCTTTTGGCTGGTTTCAACTCATCCACATGTGGAAGCTAAAATTCTTGAAGAGATCAAAGGAAATTGCATAAACCAAGATGGAACTTGGATTGCTTCTGGTGTTGAAGAGTTTGGTAACTTAGTTTATCTCCATGGAGCTATATGTGAAGCATTGAGGCTTTTTCCTACTGTGCCCTATGATCACAAGTGTGCAATCAAATCTGATANACTTCCTAGTGGACACCATGTTAGTCCAAATACCATGATATTATACTCTTTGTATGCAATGGGAAGAATGGAACAAATATGGGGACATGATTGCATGGAGTTTAAGCCTGAGAGATGGATTTCAGAGAGTGGAGAGATTATACAAATTCCACCTCACAAGTTCATAGCTTTCAATGCAGGCCCTAGAAATTGTTTGGGTAAAGACATTGCTTTCACTGAAATGAAGATGATTGCAGTTGCTATACTGTGGAGGTTTCAGATGAAGGTGGTTGATGGTCATCCTATAACACCAAGACTCTCTATTGTGCTTTCCATTGAACAAGGCTTGAAGGTTAAGGTTACTAAGAGATGCACTTGA